ATCACCGGAAACACCGGGTCTTCTCCGGACCTTTCCATCAGGAATCCAGCATGAGCACTGCAGTTCTCGAATCTCAAGCCACCGACGTGGGCGGTATGCCAGCGCCTCTGGTGTTCACCGACAGCGCCGCCGAAAAGGTGCGCGATCTGGTGATCGAGGAAGGCAATCCCGAGTTGAAGCTGCGCGTCTTCGTGCAAGGTGGCGGCTGCTCTGGCTTCCAGTACGGCTTCACCTTCGATGAAGCGGTCAATGACGATGACACGCAGATGAGCAAGAACGGCGTCACCCTGCTGATCGACGCGATGAGTCT
The Roseateles amylovorans genome window above contains:
- the erpA gene encoding iron-sulfur cluster insertion protein ErpA; this translates as MSTAVLESQATDVGGMPAPLVFTDSAAEKVRDLVIEEGNPELKLRVFVQGGGCSGFQYGFTFDEAVNDDDTQMSKNGVTLLIDAMSLQYLTGAEIDYKEDLQGAQFVIKNPNAQTTCGCGSSFSV